From Candidatus Angelobacter sp., one genomic window encodes:
- a CDS encoding CHASE domain-containing protein, which yields MKPFSRPGSHKNSYRWAPFIVSGIALLLALATTYYVAKMTEAKAGERFDLAAQQISNGVEDLVNGHVTLLHAVRGLAYASPSVSRQQFRDYVASLDLPRRFPGTQGIGFSVRVPADKKEELVRTMRDQGVEDFHIHPETARAEYHAIVYLEPLDKRNQAAVGYDMFTEPVRRAAMEKARDTGELSASGRVTLVQEIDEPKQAGF from the coding sequence ATGAAACCGTTTTCCAGACCAGGGTCGCACAAGAACTCCTACCGTTGGGCGCCGTTCATTGTCTCGGGCATCGCGCTGCTGCTGGCGCTGGCGACAACGTATTACGTCGCCAAAATGACGGAAGCCAAGGCTGGCGAGCGGTTCGATCTTGCGGCGCAGCAGATCAGCAACGGTGTAGAGGATCTGGTGAACGGTCACGTCACGTTGCTTCATGCCGTGCGCGGACTGGCCTACGCGAGCCCCTCCGTATCGCGCCAGCAATTCCGGGACTATGTGGCCTCGCTGGACTTGCCACGCCGTTTTCCCGGGACCCAGGGAATCGGATTCTCGGTGCGCGTTCCCGCCGACAAAAAGGAAGAGCTGGTGAGGACCATGCGCGATCAGGGAGTGGAGGATTTTCACATTCATCCTGAAACCGCCCGCGCGGAGTATCACGCGATTGTCTATCTGGAACCGCTCGACAAACGAAACCAGGCGGCAGTCGGCTACGACATGTTCACGGAACCGGTGCGCCGCGCGGCGATGGAAAAGGCGCGGGACACGGGCGAACTCTCCGCCTCCGGCAGGGTCACTTTGGTGCAGGAAATCGACGAACCAAAACAGGCGGGGTTC